One genomic window of Plasmodium coatneyi strain Hackeri chromosome 12, complete sequence includes the following:
- a CDS encoding Endopeptidase — protein sequence MNRRSCRLVEAVCSASTLEGIKWCAISRKFRGTFLSRFPGGTSRRNFFFKKESKKLGETTNLLENFNLKNFVKKGRNGGGVTYSEEAERRKENRGGQSLGQNNEHLENVDTLSKGDVERIDKILAEISRETKQPNGEGYLLELIGLKSSGENIIQASLACISTCDSILKKMCKEENIFKIINMVDTVSNNLCKLGDALELLRNLHTNQGVMAKAHEALEKLTTYIDVINIDEKIYHFLKTKYEEHAHRLDREHAEVLLNMIVSMENQGVHIKDKKQRREYLELQAQEKYISFHATSNVGNEYDGVFIEKRRLLPFIDEQVIHNYQEKIKPFIKSGKVKKNNVLEKFDPAEWVFLLQDSSFIMTVLENVPDEEVASSAHALLKKPNQTFLKNILVLQYYRNMLTNFRNFRNFSEYSLKNCILNSPDKVHYFLRNTFNTILSHFFEELRFVERYIDAVSCRGEKMKLSNGGALSGAIESAPEKVSESTLEPPTQCFNATDNHPCNINGGGGHSKLTPENVFYYMNQIRKEKLKQIEAEMKNRLTLYQVIRFVVNLLKDSYALEMVNVAPLPNELWDESILKFEIRDGSYTYGYLYMDLFERENKNHSIAQYTVRCSKNMNACLKHQWFEESAREFPFFYAGIVRGGMDSHTGNNTPNCEPTVRPPHQQTYRQTTSTFLVCNFSTKLSAPEGEATSASNTPRDDNIFINEHIANSLGRIKMSIDKVNMFLHEFGHTMHCILSSTYLQHLSGNRGGVDFSEFTSHFFEEYLNSYDALLRLYGGNEEETRENREQIERMVKSYLDSKNILCYYSIMQVTIQSIIDQIFYCLSDKSSCISERNELIEKKINEYFSGVYYKDIFILELFPQIHFSKTTHLVHYPANYFCYLYCSVLSKYVWERTFKRDLMNRGKGAEIVNFMRGGSVDSSLRNIIALVEDDSEKVQYYTENPQHLPLEDFLKHYSGENKNEEYNSFLEAL from the exons ATGAACCGCAGATCGTGTCGGCTGGTCGAGGCGGTGTGCAGCGCGTCGACCCTTGAAGGTATAAAATGGTGCGCTATTTCTAGAAAATTTCGTGGCACCTTTTTGAGCAGATTCCCCGGGGGGACATCCCGGAggaatttcttcttcaaaaagGAGAGCAAAAAATTAGGAGAAACGACAAATTTGctggaaaattttaatttaaaaaattttgtaaaaaagggtaGAAATGGGGGAGGGGTAACCTACTCGGAGGAGGCGGAGCGGAGGAAGGAGAACCGCGGTGGTCAATCGTTAGGCCAAAATAATGAGCATCTTGAAAATGTAGACACGCTAAGTAAAGGCGACGTAGAAAGAATAGATAAAATTCTTGCAGAAATAAGCAGAGAGACAAAACAACCAAATGGAGAGGGATACCTGCTAGAACTGATCGGACTAAAAAGCAGCGGAGAAAATATCATACAAGCTAGTCTCGCTTGCATAAGTACATGCGATagtatattaaaaaaaatgtgcaaagaggaaaacatttttaaaattattaacatgGTAGATACAGTGTCAAATAACTTATGCAAATTAGGAGACGCCCTGGAACTGCTCAGGAATTTACACACAAACCAAGGGGTAATGGCCAAGGCACATGAAGCGTTGGAAAAGCTAACCACCTACATTGATGTAATTAACattgatgaaaaaatttaccattttttaaaaacaaaatatgaAGAGCATGCACATAGGTTAGATCGGGAACACGCAGAAGTTCTGCTTAACATGATCGTGTCCATGGAAAACCAAGGGGTCCACATAAAGGATAAGAAGCAAAGACGAGAATATTTGGAACTCCAGgcacaggaaaaatatatttccttccatgCTACATCGAACGTGGGAAATGAATATGACGGTGTGTTCATAGAAAAGAGGagactccttccttttatcgATGAGCAGGTGATACATAATTatcaggaaaaaataaaaccttttattaaaagtggaaaagtaaaaaaaaataacgtacTGGAAAAATTCGACCCAGCCGAGTGGGTATTTCTCCTCCAGGACAGCTCCTTCATCATGACGGTGCTTGAAAATGTCCCCGACGAAGAGGTAGCAAGCAGCGCCCACGCGCTATTGAAGAAGCCAAACCAGACATTCCTAAAAAACATACTGGTGCTGCAGTACTATAGAAATATGCTAACCAATTTTCGAAATTTTAGAAACTTCAGTGAGTACTCTCTAAAAAATTGCATCCTAAACAGCCCCGACAAGGTGCACTATTTTTTGAGAAATACTTTTAATACTATTTTGTCGCACTTCTTCGAGGAGCTGCGGTTTGTGGAGAGATACATCGACGCGGTTTCATGCAGAGGGGAGAAGATGAAGCTTTCCAACGGGGGTGCCCTGTCCGGTGCGATCGAATCCGCCCCGGAAAAGGTCTCAGAAAGTACCTTAGAACCCCCCACGCAGTGCTTCAACGCAACTGATAACCACCCATGCAATATAAACGGAGGAGGGGGGCACTCCAAGCTAACCCCGGAAAATGTGTTCTACTACATGAAccaaataaggaaggagaaactCAAACAGATCGAGGCGGAAATGAAAAACCGATTGACTCTGTATCAGGTTATTCGCTTTGTTGTGAACCTCTTGAAGGATTCCTACGCCTTGGAGATGGTTAACGTTGCGCCATTGCCAAACGAACTGTGGGACGAGAGCATATTAAAATTTGAGATAAGGGACGGGAGCTACACCTACGGGTACTTATATATGGACCTTTTCGAGCGGGAAAACAAGAACCATTCAATTGCCCAGTACACCGTTCGGTGCtccaaaaatatgaacgCCTGCTTGAAGCATCAGTGGTTTGAAGAAAGCGCACGCGAGTTTCCCTTCTTCTACGCGGGCATCGTGCGGGGCGGCATGGACAGCCACACGGGCAACAACACACCAAACTGTGAACCAACTGTGAGGCCACCTCACCAACAAACCTACCGACAGACCACGTCGACCTTCCTTGTGTGCAACTTCAGTACCAAATTGAGCGCCCCCGAGGGAGAAGCCACTTCCGCGAGTAACACCCCTAGAGATGATAACATCTTCATAAATGAACACATAGCCAACTCACttggaagaataaaaatgtctATCGACAAGGTCAACATGTTTCTGCACGAATTTGGGCACACCATGCACTGCATATTGAGCTCTACATATCTGCAGCATCTGTCTGGAAATAGGGGTGGCGTAGATTTCTCAGAATTCACGTCTCACTTTTTTGAGGAGTATTTAAACAGTTACGATGCGTTGTTGAGATTGTATGGAgggaatgaagaagaaacgaGAGAGAACCGCGAACAGATCGAAAGGATGGTAAAAAGTTACTTGGATAGCAAAAACATTCTCTGCTATTATTCCATAATGCAGGTGACGATTCAGTCCATCATTGACCAGATATTTTATTGCCTATCGGATAAATCCAGTTGCATTTCTGAGCGAAATGAATTAattgagaagaaaataaatgagtACTTCTCCGGGGTGTACTACAAGGACATATTTATACTCGAGTTATTTCCGCAGatccatttttccaaaacGACACACCTTGTCCATTATCCTGCCAATTATTTCTGTTACCTGTACTGTTCTGTGCTGTCCAAATATGTTTGGGAGCGGACGTTCAAGCGGGATTTGATGAATCGGGGGAAGGGCGCCGAAATTGTGAACTTCATGCGCGGA GGCTCGGTTGACTCCAGCTTAAGAAACATCATTGCATTGGTGGAAGACGACTCGGAGAAGGTTCAGTACTACACGGAAAATCCGCAACACCTGCCATTGGAAGATTTTTTGAAGCATTACTCAGGGGAAAACAAGAACGAGGAATACAACTCCTTTTTGGAGGCCCTCtaa
- a CDS encoding Tryptophan--tRNA ligase has product MDKLKTVYLDSALSIIKGALCVILQIPTSRTTESVKRKQNNNGVLTVKSILMEPTISQYDDIKKLIRNKIQEEVPFYNYQMKRALAEKIYGDCIYDNFGLSKDISEVNLIALEEWNINCNRNRVLKNTGLIKDIQINEFKYLTAKESLEVHFAVNPKYTFEELSGMYKSEKNLTNFLLAPIVKVYTSEEEAEESVVKGEAPTNDDFVYAHVEDILQKNKVLPPSGVENVNYERSKEVTPWDVNITEEGINYNKLIKEFGCSKITENHIKRIEQLTNKRAHHFIRREIFFSHRDLDFLLNYYEQHKCFYIYTGRGPSSLSMHLGHLIPFYFCKYLQDAFNVPLVIQMSDDEKFLFNQNYSLEYINTLTEENVKDIIAVGLNPELTFIFKNTKYAGHLYPTVLSIHKKTTLNQSMNVFGFNHSDNIGKISYPSFQIAPCFSQCFEQFLPPNIPCLVPQGIDQDPYFRLSRDIAVKMALHKPVLVHSVFMPGLQGVNTKMSSTKKKDEKGKNDPGAKDVTGKNSAKDHNNSVIFLTDTPEQIRNKINKYAFSGGGATIEEHRKNGGNLEKDISYQYLRYFLEDDEKLHEIGEKYRRGEMLSGELKKILIEILTDLIQKHQQRKQALTEAEIAYFFDASKPGLRKFRGA; this is encoded by the exons atggataAGCTAAAAACGGTGTATTTGGATTCGGCCCTGAGCATAATCAAGGGGGCTCTGTGCGTCATCCTCCAGATACCCACGAGCAGGACGACCGAAAGCGTAAAAAGAAAG CAAAACAACAATGGCGTGCTGACCGTGAAGTCCATCTTGATGGAGCCGACCATCAGCCAGTACGATGACATAAAGAAGCTGATCCGGAACAAAATCCAAGAGGAGGTCCCCTTTTACAACTACCAAATGAAGAGGGCCcttgcagaaaaaatttacggaGACTGCATATATGATAACTTTGGGCTCTCAAAGGACATCAGTGAGGTAAACCTCATAGCACTGGAAGAATGGAACATCAACTGTAACAGAAATAGGGTCCTGAAAAACACAGGCTTGATAAAGGACATCCAGATAAACGAGTTCAAATATTTGACAGCGAAAGAATCTTTGGAAGTTCATTTTGCAGTGAATCCTAAATACACCTTTGAAGAATTGAGTGGTATGTacaaaagcgaaaaaaatctcaccaattttttattagctCCAATTGTTAAGGTTTACACATCAGAGGAGGAGGCGGAGGAGAGTGTTGTTAAGGGGGAGGCCCCCACCAATGATGATTTTGTCTACGCCCACGTGGAGgatattttgcaaaagaaTAAAGTGCTGCCCCCATCGGGGGTTGAAAATGTAAATTACGAAAGGTCTAAAGAAGTGACCCCATGGGATGTAAACATAacggaagaaggaattaaCTACAATAAGTTGATAAAAGAATTTGGCTGCTCAAAAATTACAGAAAATCATATTAAGAGGATAGAACAACTAACCAACAAAAGAGCTCACCATTTTATCCGACGAGAAATATTCTTCAGTCATAGGGACTTggattttttattaaattattatgaacagcataaatgtttttatatatatactggtAGAGGACCATCTTCCCTATCCATGCATCTAGGTCATTTGATCCCATTTTATTTCTGTAAATATTTACAAGACGCTTTTAACGTCCCATTGGTTATTCAAATGTCCGATGATGAGAAATTTCTATTCAATCAGAACTATTCCCTAGAATATATTAATACCTTGACGGAGGAAAACGTGAAAGACATAATAGCAGTTGGGTTGAACCCAGAACTgaccttcatttttaagaacaCAAAATATGCAGGCCACTTATATCCAACGGTTTTATCTATCCATAAAAAGACAACACTAAATCAGAGCATGAATGTCTTTGGCTTTAACCATTCGgataatataggaaaaatatcTTACCCCTCTTTTCAGATTGCTCCTTGCTTTTCACAGTGCTTTGAGcagttccttcctcctaatATTCCTTGCTTAGTTCCGCAGGGTATTGATCAGGATCCCTACTTCAGGCTCAGCAGAGACATCGCAGTGAAAATGGCTCTACACAAACCCGTCCTTGTGCACTCCGTGTTTATGCCGGGGCTTCAAGGTGTAAACACGAAAATGAGTAGcacaaagaagaaggacgaaaagggaaagaacgaCCCCGGTGCGAAAGACGTGACCGGCAAGAACAGCGCCAAGGATCACAACAACAGCGTTATATTCCTAACCGACACGCCTGAACAAATCAGGAATAAAATTAACAAGTATGCCTTCAGCGGGGGAGGGGCCACGATTGAggaacacagaaaaaatggaggcaATTTGGAGAAGGACATTTCGTACCAATATTTGAGATACTTCCTGGAGGATGACGAGAAGCTGCACGAAATTGGAGAGAAGTACAGACGGGGGGAAATGCTAAGTGGAGAGCTCAAGAAGATTCTCATCGAGATTTTAACTGACCTAATACAGAAGCACCAGCAGAGGAAGCAGGCCCTCACGGAAGCGGAGATAGCCTATTTTTTTGACGCAAGCAAGCCCGGCTTGAGGAAATTCAGGGGTGCATAG